AAGTAGATTGATGATTGATTTGActttaaaatatctaattatgACAAATGAATGTACATGAACAAAGGGGGAAGTATGCTATTGCTAGGGTTTTATAAGGTTTACAAGGAAGtgattgaaagaaatgaaatcaaatccACTTTTATGTCTTACAAAATCATATCTATTTCTCCCACACAAATATTTGTTCTATCAtaacaattcattttcattattttcatttcacacAAATGACCAAGTTTAGTttaacttttgtattttaatttcaataaatcttgaaaataattgtgggttctttcttttttagtatCATGAGGAGAAATTGTTGGAATTAtatacttttgcaattttggtTGTTATTAACACTTTATTTATACAGtttagaattatatttactaaaaaaatttataaacatgttcaagaacaattatttttgttattatttaactaatttgataaaaaaaaacaaccttttgtttttagaaatgataatttcaaattttggactaaaatattatctattttatagtatttttttaaaaaataaattttttgatagTTTAATTCTTTCCTcccttagttttttttttttttcttaaagaaatttaagCTTGTGATATTCTTTGtagtatatataacaaattattttaaatatacgttatatttattttttagaacattttaaacctaaaaataactaacaataaaaaaacattcaatagaaaaaaatacatttatttattattttaaaagtttggtAGTTCGATCATTCACTCGAATTAAAACATTAGAAGGAGAAAAACTCTTTTTATTCtcttaatgaaataaataaataaacactaTCAATATCTTtccaccaaaaataaaaataaaattgaaaagtaagACTAAATTTAGAGagtcaattaatttaaaagaatattaaataaaaatttgatttaaaatgtacgtatgaataataattttatttcgcTTAAAACagatgataaataaataaaaataaagtttgataaacattaattaatctttCACAAAgtcattataattaaattaagcaaaatattaaacctatttcaaaattctctggttgatttaaaaagttttttgctatataaatttaattgcttcattttttttatttataagaattccttaaattggaaaatgaaatttgcaaaagtagttatacaaaaaaaaaacataattaattaacgtATTAATCCTTTTTCCCAGCAAAGTTTGTGACGGTGAAACCAACCTTTTCAAATTTCCCTCTTTCATCATTCTCCCTGAACTTCAAATAATCCGAGCACACAAATGGCTTATACATCCTCTCACCGCCCTCTTCCACCAAGTCCTCCGGCGCTGACACCACCTTCTCGTCCTCAAAACCCCAAAAGAAAGCAATCGAGAATCGGTTGATCGCCGGCCGCCTCAAAACCACTCTGTGCTCCGACGACCTCACCCTGTCGTTGCTCCAAGCTTGAAGCAAGTCCCCAATATTCACCACCAGTGCTTCTGATTCTTCACATGGGTTTATGTCCACCCATTTCCCTTCGCTTGATTTCACTTGCAGACCACCTGTTTGATCTTGGTACACAATGGTCACGCAGCTCATATCTGTATGCATTCCAAGTCCTTCTACTTCTTCATCGTCTTCTAACGTTTCTGGAGGTGTGTAGTTGTTTATTCTCAGATATCCATGGCAATTCTTGAAATGGGGTTCATGGTATTTCTTCTCAAAACCTTCACCAAAGCTCATCAGTATGTTCTTGATAATTTTCCTTGATAGCTCtgtcattttatctccatatTCTTGCAATATCTCACTTTAACCACATGAAAGTAGATTGTTAGGATAAACGAAGTAATGATCTTAGATTACAGAGATAGTGATTCTGAAGTGGATGTGGATGTGGATGTGCTGTGATGTGAATTGTGTGTACCTGAACTGGTGAGAGCTCTTTTGGTTAAAGAGGAACTCTGCTGAATTCTGAGCAGAGGCTAAGAAGTTTGGACCAGAGACTCTGAGGGTTTCAAAGAATGGGGAGGCTATGAAATGGGGAGTGTAAGTGTTTACGGAAGAGAGGGGGCCAATTTTGAGCTTGGTTTCTGAAGGGAGGTTGAAAATTTCATTGGAGAAGGAATGGAGTTTGTTGTAGATTTCTTTGGAGATCCCATGGTTTTTTATGTGGAAAAACCCCCATTTTTTGCAAGCATCAGCTAGTGAAGAAAGGGAAGACGGAGACAAAGGCTGAGAAATGTCTAAAATGGGGAGTTCCACTGAGGCCTTAGATACACACATGTTTGTCTATAGCTAGCTAGCCTATACTTCATAGGTGGATAATTATATTCCTTAAAACGAAAGATGCAAATACCAATCTGAGTATAGTTTAGTAGATAAGACATCAATTGAGAATAGTTTAGAAGATAAGACATCAATTGTCATTTCAAACGTGAATGATTCCATTCGCCTACCCTACCCTACCTTATAattgtttaactaaaaaaaaaaagatgcatATAGTCAAAACTTCTACTTTATTGTCTTTAGTTTCAATCATTAGTGGGTTGATTTCTGTTACTTGGAAAAGCAACcatgaaaacaattaaaacaataatacaGTGATTTGAAAAGTGGGTAGCTGATTCAGAATTGTAATTAGTGAAAGGGTTTGACTTGACATGCTTAGAAATATTataagtttttgtttgttatgagGAGCAAGCAGGTATTGTAGGAAGCTTAAATAATTCCAAGCTCTTTGCATTTACATGAAGCCAAGACAGGCTGGTAAGGTGGAAACTTTCTGCTGCAGacttttgtatatatatatatataatatctgTCATTCTGTGCTAATTGGGTTCTATAGGGTTTGGATATACTATTTGATAGAGGTTTGACCAATCCAAATACTTTGTTAACAAGCATGTAGAGGttagaaaaagattgaatGTAATCATTGTTTGAATATCTCAATTTCAGCCCATAAAGTTTGGTCTAGCTTCACATTTAGAAGAATATTTAGctgtaattttaaatgaaaatactGGTGTGTTGATGtttgttctttaaaaaattatatatgttgagGTCAAATGGTATCCTCATCTGAAAAGCATCTTTAGTTGCCATTGCCTACTAGATTAAGTCTTGACTTTTCTTACACTGTTATAAACAATTGCATATTTTAGATTAAGTCTTAAGTTGTGTTGTATCTCACACACGGTCTAGACATGGAAAAGTTGACCAATTTGCTTTAATTATAGAACCATGCTAGTTTGTTGGAGCAAATAAGATAATCAGGATGGAATTCCTTTTTCTAATATGAACCTTGAGTCATTAAAACTTCTCGAGCTCAACTTGGTCTCGTGGCGTTAGTTCAATTGCAATAGGTTGATTATTGTTGTTTGGTTCACTTTCTTATTGCCATTGTTGGTTtgattgattttggtttttttttagttggttATGGTCAATTTGTGTTTGTCTTTAAGAAGTTAGGCTTGggtcttttattttgttggacTGACATATTGGTTCAACCAACCCAACTTAGTTACACTTGTTAGTTCTTACCATCAACCAGAGGATTAATGAATTACTAGGCTTAATACTATTTGTTCACTTCATACTGATGGATCTCCACCAACCATAATCTTAAGACGAGATGAAATCTTCCCATTTCTAAACGAACCATTTTGCACATGGATTAGGATCTTAATTGCTCTAATATTCTCTAGTTCTCTCTGTCGGTCTTCCCTCTCTCCACTTTATGAGGAAAACCCGTACATCATATGTCCCAAACACACGTCCCTTGCTCTTTCTCCAACACCACTTTTCGATGAAAAACCACAAATCTAGCtagaggaaaaaaatcaatccacCCAACAAATCTATGTTCAGACAAAGTCCCACACATCCGACGCTAAGATGATCTCTCAAATCCCTTTTCGGCGAGTCCATAACCTCTCCCGTGAATACACAGCCAACTACCATTCTGCAGTAcaggtgaaaaaaaaaagtggagaagagaagaaaatcaatCAGAAGAAGAGGGCAAAAGAAGGATTAAGGCTATTTTGTTAATGTTGATTGATGACGATGTTAgtaaaaaaggcaaaaaatttctatttcaaaaattGAGACGAGAACTATTTGGGACATTGTTTTTGGAGGGCTTCTATACAAATAACTCCAAAGTGAAAAACAAGGGAGTAAGTAAGAAAAGTAAATTGGTTTGAATTCTCAGATTGTGgttaagaaaaagttgaaaggaaaTTTGTTTGAGTGTCTTTGGGAACTGAAACTTTGAACTAATCATCAGGAGTAGAAGTAGAATGACAGACATGATAGTTAGCCTTCTCCATGGATTGTTTTGGGTAATTCCCATAAATGGACAATCCACCAAAACAAGCCTCTTTAAGCTTTGTGTATAATAGAGTTAACACTTTATCTACTCACAGTCATATCTAATGCTTCCCTGTTTGGCTTTGTTTGACTTGAGCCTACTTGATTAAAGTCATTTGGTCCATAATCATTTTATctatacaatatgaacaaaaataaaaatttcactatatgtgaaaaatatttttcatgtatAATGATAGTTTTTGCCttgaaaactaatttattacCCATGTTAAAATATAAGGCAAAATTTTTTCgactaaattattacttttaagaAACTTCTATCATAAAGTCGactgaatttttttaacattttaaatataaatatactaaaaaatttaaaataataactttagatttttaaaataataaattttaaattttaaaatctattttttataagtgaTTGTCAATTActttaactatttttcaaaatgatttgattttaaattaaactcttacaaatatattccattcattcttttaataatttagttgatGCAAAACTAAGGTTTGTTTGGTTCGTgatccaaaattattttgaaaaataaaaaatttaatataaaataaaaacaatttcttcatttttattgtatttggaaATAcgttttgttcttatttaaaattcaaaatttgtgtttgattgtgaatttgaaaatataatagtgtattttatattcataatttCTATAACAAAATGCATAAATAGATCATAGCATGATCggttatcaatatatatatttttatagttgcaaatatagtaattagatttaaaaataattaaataataatatttttaaaaaattataaatatagcaaaatttatctataatAGATAaatcatattacaaatattggtctattaCTGATCAATCATAAGAATGATCAGTATAAGAATATATTAAcgctttttttaaaaaagatattgttaCGTAACTAATTATTAGTAatctccattttcattttgtaaaaataaataattttagggAAATTAGAATGGATAActatttcaacaataataattaaggatataacaaaatttttaaaaaattgcaaatatagcaaaactattcCCGATATACTTGTGTCGTTGATACACttcgtatgatctatcagatcaatatttacaacatggtctatcgttgacagaatttgacaaattttattatatttgtaaattttttaaaatattactatatacttaattattttgaatctaattgctaaatttgtaactattccATAGTTTTGTAACTATCTCATAGTTTGAAGAGTTTGAAGGGTTTTAAGGGTGGATTGGAAAAATAGGAGTAGAAAGTATGTGGAAAGTTAGGTATGAATTTGGCATTTGATCCAAAGGCTATGAAGGCTGAGAAATGGGGCTTTGTGGCCCaatattgttttcatttagtGTTGGGCTGAATGGTTTTTGAGCCCATGTTAACTCTTAACTCAATGAGGATATCATATCACTCATAGTAAATAGTAAATGTAGAAGGGAGACTCCAAGTATTTGTAGATATAGTATAATACTATTAGTTATTGAGTaaagagaaatatttataGCACAATAAATTGGTtagctatttaaaatatacatttgaagatggatatttaatataacataaaGAGTTAAAAGAAGTGGGATTATTGAATAATTAGAATATAAGGAAATTGATTGTAgcattaatttgttttgatttaattCAAGGCTTCGGGAGTTAAATgaataatagaaagaaagcATAATTGAGGAGATAAGGTATGAATAAATGATACCGTACtactaaaagtaaaataataataataataattaggcTTAGGGTATGAATAAATGCAATCAaagtatatattgaatttgCTCACACCACGTGTCATACTTATATCCTCTTATTTTAGTCAAACTCAAACCCCAtttattgtgtatatatataatgtaccAAATAAGCCActctttattattcttatgtagataatataacatatagtatagtattatatttttcataaactcTTTGCAAAGTGGATTGCACGTCTTCCTCACC
This DNA window, taken from Cucumis sativus cultivar 9930 chromosome 6, Cucumber_9930_V3, whole genome shotgun sequence, encodes the following:
- the LOC101222703 gene encoding gibberellin 20-oxidase-like protein, translated to MCVSKASVELPILDISQPLSPSSLSSLADACKKWGFFHIKNHGISKEIYNKLHSFSNEIFNLPSETKLKIGPLSSVNTYTPHFIASPFFETLRVSGPNFLASAQNSAEFLFNQKSSHQFSEILQEYGDKMTELSRKIIKNILMSFGEGFEKKYHEPHFKNCHGYLRINNYTPPETLEDDEEVEGLGMHTDMSCVTIVYQDQTGGLQVKSSEGKWVDINPCEESEALVVNIGDLLQAWSNDRVRSSEHRVVLRRPAINRFSIAFFWGFEDEKVVSAPEDLVEEGGERMYKPFVCSDYLKFRENDERGKFEKVGFTVTNFAGKKD